Proteins from a genomic interval of Trichoderma breve strain T069 chromosome 2, whole genome shotgun sequence:
- a CDS encoding capsular polysaccharide synthesis protein domain-containing protein, with translation MASTFDITKEFQADLTLVDITNERTNEVILDALTQYVPVTSEKNVWAYWHAGVKAMPQWCQHNVIDWVRILGSEWTVRVLDTVPGSPNHVLNFVSADLLPETFIKGTMNGLYTGQHSADFIRGALLYTHGGVNMDVGCILIRHLDRICWDELEDPHSPYQVAVPIMFGQTIANHFVAARRGDPFIQRWHQLFTHIWRGRNSHEGISDDPLIAFSKDIGFERASEANFTWDFKVSPLTLMEYIAQVVCWQRLCMLEDAGDGISCSDYWQKHILCWDVQAENWGGEMTVGFDRAGQKMYDLLSLKRDIDPESEAYKKASELVWRLLTKSSMQKITHGKNLTHSVHLGTLWDENPGKDCEEGTFGELLRYGTVRFRQTRETIVRKEATKAKVLLKKGVLEP, from the exons ATGGCTTCTACATTCGATATCACAAAAGAGTTCCAAGCAGATCTCACGCTTGTCGACATCACAAACGAGCGTACAAATGAAGTGATTCTCGATGCACTTACCCAATATGTTCCTGTCACCTCAGAAAAGAATGTCTGGGCCTATTGGCATGCCGGCGTCAAGGCCATGCCCCAGTGGTGCCAGCACAATGTTATTGACTGGGTGCGCATTCTTGGTTCCGAATGGACCGTACGCGTTCTAGATACAGTTCCTGGCTCGCCGAACCATGTTCTTAACTTTGTCTCTGCTGATCTTCTTCCGGAGACTTTTATCAAGGGAACCATGAATGGCCTTTACACAGGACAGCATTCAGCAGACTTTATTCGTGGTGCTTTGCTCTACACTCATGGCGGAGTGAATATGGATGTGGGCTGCATCTTAATCAGACACCTGGATCGAATTTGTTGggatgagcttgaggatcCACATTCACCTTACCAAGTTGCTGTGCCAATAATGTTTGGCCAAACCATAGCAAACCATTTTGTGGCAGCTCGTAGGGGTGATCCGTTTATCCAACGGTG GCATCAGCTATTCACACACATTTGGAGAGGCCGCAATAGCCATGAGGGCATCTCAGATGACCCCCTCATTGCATTTTCAAAGGACATTGGATTTGAGCGGGCTTCTGAAGCCAACTTCACCTGGGACTTCAAAGTCTCCCCCTTGACTCTCATGGAATATATTGCTCAAGTTGTCTGCTGGCAACGGCTCTGTATGCTTGAAGACGCTGGGGATGGTATTAGTTGCTCTGACTACTGGCAAAAGCATATCCTCTGCTGGGACGTCCAAGCTGAAAACTGGGGTGGTGAGATGACTGTTGGGTTCGATAGGGCGGGTCAGAAGATGTACGACTTGCTATCACTGAAGCGTGATATCGACCCAGAGTCTGAAGCGTATAAAAAGGCATCTGAGTTGGTGTGGCGACTCTTGACCAAATCCAGCATGCAAAAGATTACTCATGGCAAGAACTTGACCCATTCCGTGCATCTTGGGACTCTGTGGGATGAGAACCCGGGCAAAGACTGCGAAGAAGGGACGTTTGGAGAATTGCTGAGGTATGGAACTGTGAGGTTTAGGCAGACAAGGGAGACTATTGTGCGCAAGGAGGCAACTAAAGCGAAGGTTTTGCTTAAGAAGGGTGTTCTTGAGCCGTGA
- a CDS encoding semialdehyde dehydrogenase, NAD binding domain-containing protein, translating to MFSATSRAVRIGARRVAPRAASITVAPMPKISLGQNTNIARSLSSTARLSYATTTNPNPPLGKKNASNETPSRIGLIGARGYTGQALIDLFNDHPLIDLRHVSSRELAGQELKGYTKRNIVYENLSAEDVAQLDKDGKVDCWVMALPNGVCLPFVQALGQSSSLIVDLSADYRFDDSWSYGLPELQKRGTIAQATRISNPGCYATGSQLALAPLLEHLGGPVNVFGASGYSGAGTKPSPKNDVNLLRDNLIPYSLTGHIHEREISHQLGGAPVAFMPHVASWFSGIHLTINIPLNKTMTSRDILQIYQDRYAGEKLVKIVGEPPLVKSIQNKHHVEIGGFAVDKTGKRVVVCATIDNLNKGAATQCLQNMNLALGYDEYQGIPIE from the exons ATGTTCTCTGCTACTTCCAGGGCGGTGCGCATCGGCGCCCGTCGCGTTGCCCCCCGAGCCGCATCGATCACCGTCGCGCCGATGCCCAAAATCTCCCTCGGACAGAACACCAACATCGCCCGTTCTCTGTCTTCCACGGCGCGCCTGTCATATGCTACCACCACAAACCCGAACCCGCCCctgggcaagaagaacgCCTCCAACGAGACGCCATCCCGCATTGGCCTCATTGGAGCCCGCGGCTACACTGGCCAGGCCCTGATCGATCTTTTCAACGACCACCCCCTCATTGACCTTCGACATGTCTCTTCTCGAGAACTTGCAGGCCAGGAGCTCAAGGGATATACCAAGCGCAACATCGTATATGAGAACCTGTCTGCCGAGGATGTCGCTCAGCTAGACAAGGACGGCAAAGTGGATTGCTGGGTTATGGCTCTTCCCAATGGCGTCTGTCTGCCCTTTGTGCAAGCTCTTGGCCAGAGTTCCAGCTTGATCGTTGATCTTTCCGCCGACTACCGATTCGACGACTCATGGAGCTACGGATTGCCTGAATTGCAGAAGCGAGGCACGATTGCGCAAGCGACGAGAATCAGCAACCCTGGTTGTTACGCTACCGGCTCGCAATTGGCCCTCGCGCCTCTTTTGGAGCATCTGGGAGGACCTGTCAACGTTTTTGGAGCCTCGGGCTACAGTGGCGCAGGCACAAAGCCCTCGCCCAAGAACGACGTCAACCTTCTCCGTGATAACCTGATTCCAT ACAGCTTGACTGGACATATCCACGAGCGAGAAATCAGCCATCAACTTGGTGGTGCGCCGGTCGCATTTATGCCGCATGT CGCCTCCTGGTTCAGCGGCATCCACCTGACCATTAACATCCCCTTGAACAAGACGATGACTTCTCGCGATATCCTTCAGATCTACCAAGACCGATATGCTGGCGAAAAGCTCGTAAAGATTGTTGGCGAGCCTCCCCTTGTAAAGTCGATCCAGAACAAGCACCATGTCGAGATTGGCGGATTCGCTGTTGACAAGACCGGCAAGCGTGTCGTTGTTTGCGCCACGATTGACAACCTCAACAAGGGCGCTGCGACCCAATGCTTGC AGAACATGAACCTCGCGCTCGGATACGACGAGTATCAGGGAATCCCCATCGAGTGA
- a CDS encoding CFEM domain-containing protein, protein MKALVHILVFFFAALVACASSTTGNITALLDSLPKCSINCIVDGVAQDGCTLTDLSCGCSKINELTKIVSPCLAKANCSLEDMTQAASTVVQFCESAGFLVNNTSTDPASTTGASPAATTTSGAGRFSDEIGMAFAAIGVLLTMMVL, encoded by the exons ATGAAGGCCCTCGTCCacatcctcgtcttctttttcgcaGCCCTCGTGGCTTGCGCTTCGTCCACCACCGGCAACATCACCGCTCTCCTCGACAGCCTGCCCAAATGCTCCATCAACTGTATCGTCGACGGCGTTGCCCAAGACGGGTGTACCCTCACCGACCTCTCCTGCGGATGCTCCAAGATCAATGAGCTCACGAAAATCGTGTCGCCGTGCCTCGCCAAGGCAAACTGCTCGCTCGAAGACATGACTC AAGCTGCGTCCACTGTTGTCCAGTTCTGCGAATCTGCCGGGTTTCTCGTCAACAACACGTCCACCGATCCGGCTTCCACCACAGGCGCATCGCCGGCAGCAACCACCACGTCTGGCGCCGGCCGATTTTCGGACGAAATCGGGATGGCGttcgctgccattggcgtactgttgacgatgatggtCTTGTAA